Proteins encoded within one genomic window of Panicum virgatum strain AP13 chromosome 1N, P.virgatum_v5, whole genome shotgun sequence:
- the LOC120656604 gene encoding DEAD-box ATP-dependent RNA helicase 8 → MDPRARYPPGMGNGRGGNPNYYGRGPPPQQPHQHNHQHQQTSGAHHHQQYAQRQQQQQHHHNHYQQQQHQHNHHQQQQQQQWLRRNQFARESAGAAGTSAPKALVPSTAADGVDSSSQDWKAQLKLPPQDTRYRTEDVTATKGNEFEDYFLKRELLMGIYEKGFERPSPIQEESIPIALTGSDILARAKNGTGKTAAFCIPALEKIDQDNNAIQVVILVPTRELALQTSQVCKELGKHLKIQVMVTTGGTSLKDDIVRLYQPVHLLVGTPGRILDLTKKGVCILKDCSMLIMDEADKLLSPEFQPSVEQLIRYLPASRQILMFSATFPVTVKEFKDKYLPKPYVINLMDELTLKGITQFYAFVEERQKVHCLNTLFSKLQINQSIIFCNSVNRVELLAKKITELGYSCFYIHAKMLQDHRNRVFHDFRNGACRNLVCTDLFTRGIDIQAVNVVINFDFPKNSETYLHRVGRSGRFGHLGLAVNLITYEDRFNLYRIEQELGTEIKPIPPQIDQTIYCQ, encoded by the exons ATGGATCCGCGCGCCAGGTACCCTCCGGGCATGGGCAACGGCCGCGGCGGGAACCCCAACTACTACGGCCGCGGACCGCCGCCGCAACAGCCGCACCAGCACaaccaccagcaccagcagacCTCGGGGGCGCATCACCACCAGCAGTACGcgcagaggcagcagcagcagcagcaccaccacaACCACTACCAGCAACAGCAGCACCAACACAATCACcaccagcaacagcagcagcagcagtggctGCGGCGGAACCAGTTCGCCCGCGAGTCCGCGGGCGCGGCCGGTACTAGCGCGCCGAAGGCCCTGGTGCCATCCACGGCCGCCGATGGCGTGGATTCGAG TTCACAAGATTGGAAGGCTCAATTGAAGCTGCCGCCTCAAGATACACGCTACAGGACAGAG GATGTTACAGCCACTAAGGGAAATGAGTTTGAAGACTACTTTCTCAAGCGTGAACTCTTGATGGGGATATACGAGAAGGGATTTGAAAGACCCTCTCCTATCCAAGAAGAAAGCATTCCTATTGCTTTAACTGGTAGTGACATTCTTGCAAGAGCGAAGAATGGAACTGGCAAGACTGCTGCATTTTGTATTCCTGCTCTGGAAAAGATTGATCAAGATAATAATGCTATTCAAG TTGTTATATTGGTTCCCACAAGGGAATTGGCTCTACAGACATCACAAGTTTGCAAGGAGCTCGGTAAACATTTGAAGATTCAAGTTATGGTTACCACTGGTGGAACCAGCTTGAAGGATGATATTGTTCGTCTGTACCAACCTGTACATTTACTTGTTGGAACACCTGGGCGTATTTTGGATCTTACAAAGAAAGGTGTTTGCATTTTGAAGGACTGTTCGATGCTTATTATGGATGAG GCAGACAAGCTTCTCTCTCCTGAGTTTCAACCTTCAGTGGAACAGTTGATTCGCTACCTCCCTGCTAGTAGACAGATTTTGATGTTCTCAGCAACATTCCCTGTGACTGTTAAGGAGTTCAAGGACAAATATCTGCCTAAACCTTATGTGATTAACCTTATGGATGAACTTACACTGAAGGGAATTACACAGTTCTATGCGTTTGTTGAAGAAAGACAGAAAGTTCACTGTCTTAACACCCTCTTTTCCAAG CTTCAAATCAACCAGTCAATAATATTCTGTAACTCTGTAAATCGTGTTGAACTATTGGCGAAGAAGATCACAGAACTTGGTTATTCTTGCTTCTATATTCATGCGAAGATGCTGCAAGACCATCGTAATAGAGTTTTCCATGATTTCCGTAACGGGGCGTGCAGGAACCTTGTTTGTACTG ATCTTTTTACAAGGGGAATAGATATTCAAGCTGTCAATGTCGTTATCAATTTTGATTTCCCGAAGAACTCTGAAACATATCTCCACAGG GTTGGTAGATCTGGGAGGTTCGGACACCTTGGTCTGGCTGTGAATTTGATCACCTATGAGGATCGGTTTAACTT GTATAGGATTGAACAAGAGCTTGGGACTGAAATAAAACCAATTCCTCCTCAGATAGACCAGACTATATATTGCCAATAA